The region tccagggaaaccaCGTCCTGAGTTGGAGTCTGACCTGCTCTAGGATTCTTCTGTATGTTGCTGTCTGCCAGGAAGCCATGGTAAGCCTGCATCTCCAACAGACTGTGGGTTGTCAGCCTTGGGAAAACAAGGTATGGGCAGTGAGTAAGGTCTACCTTTcagttttcctctgtttccctgcCCAACTATTCCATCTCTCACTCACGTTGGAGGACACACCTACCTCTCTTCCCATGGTGTCCTGAGTGTTCTGTTCCTGGGGCTGGGTCACCTGCTGGGGCTTATTCTTAGGAAGATCCAGCTCCTGTGGTATCTCTGCTTCTGCCTCATTGAACAGCTGCTTACCCTGCAGGGTGTATAACAGCTGGAGGAAAGTCTGGTGCCTAGAAGGAAGATGTGGGTATTAAGAGAGGGAACTTCTGCTGGACAACCCTGGGTCTGCAGCCCACGCTCCCAGCCTCACCTCTGCAGCTTGTCCTGCTCCTGCTCTGCCTGCTGCTTCAGGGTTCCGACTTCCTGATATAGTCGCTGAAGTTCCTGTTGAGCTCCTGTCTGACGCTCCCTCACTTCTGACGAAGCCTCCACCAGATTCTGCAAATGCTTCTCCTACCAGGAGTGAGAATGCAGATATGGTTCCTCAGATCCTGAGGTCTTGGAGCCATTTTCTCAACCCTCCAGCTTAGACCTAGCTGGggtttcagatacacagatgaataGAGGGACTCCACTCATTTTAGGCAAGGCCCGGAGCTTAGAAAAAAAGGATCAAAGTGAGTTGTTCCAAGGTGAGGCATTCTGGAGGGAAGTGGTGCAAAGAATGATAAGACTTATTTAGtttgctatgtgccaggaactattTTAAACACTTGCTGTACCAATTACTCAATCGTCCTAACAACTCTTTAGGATAGaggctattattttcttcatttcacagatgaagatacAGAAGCAGAGAGAGTAAGGTGACAGTTCAAGAGCATGCAGTGGTAAGTGGTCATGCTAGGATCAAAGTCCATATGGGTCCCATAATATAATGCCACACAGGAGAAAGTGGGATGAAAATTTTCTAGGCAGAGGACTTGGCCCATGCACTAGCATGGTGGTGGGAAGAGATATTTTCCTAGGGAAATGGACCTACCTGTTGCAGCTGCCACTGCTTCTGGGCTATTCTGAGTTTTTCCATGGCCATTTGCTTCTGCAGGTAAGCGAAGGAAGGGAATGAGGAGAGGAGGAGTGCATTTTTATTgttgcatttcattttttaaattaattttctcttacagcaggtccttgttggttatctattttaaatatagcagtgtgtccatgtcaaATTCCCAATCTATCCCCAGCCCCCTTcctctctggtaaccataagttctttctctaagtctgtgagtctatttctgttttacagtaagttcatctgtatctttttttagatttcacatataaatgtcatcatatatttgcctttgtctgacttacttatgcaaatagcattatattattttaatggctgaataatactgatgaatggataaagaagatgtggtacatatatataatggaagatTACCTGAGTCATATGGTTGAAAGTTAAAAGATAACCAGTGGATCCAACCTAGCATATTcacccttttcttcctcctctctgcttgcccttccctcccctcatcATTGGTTCACCTTGGCCTGGAGCTGTTTAAGGGCCTCCTGGAGCTGTGCCTGCTTTATTTGGGCCTCCTCCACCTTGGGCAGTGCCTGGGTCAGGGAATTTGTGATGACCTCCACATGCTCTTGATAGGTGGCCTTCAGCTCTTTCCATTGCTCTTTGGCTTCAATTGCCTTCTGCCCTGTGGAGAGCCACCAAAAATGAGTATATAAGTGAGGTAGGCCCACTTGCCTGTAGTACTGTGGCTTCAGTCATCACATCAGCCAAACAGCTGACCTGACTGATGTTCCCCTTTCTTCTTcactcagggaagcccctatccgAACCCTGAGTCCACTCACGGCTTGTGTCTTCAGAAGCCAAGGGGCTCTGGTCCTGGGCAGTTTCTTCCTGAACCAAGAAATTCTGCAGGAAGTCTACTACTTGAAGCTGGCTGCAGAGGAGCTTGTCTTTCTTCCGAGAGTCCTGTTCAGGAGGGTATCAGCAGGGAACATTCTTACCTTCTTGTAATAAAGGCCAAAAAGGTTACCTTCCAGTCTGCTCACCATTAATGCTGCCCAGTATCTCAACAAGAGGATCCAGGAGCAGCTCCTGGCTGGTGAAACGCTAGCTTCCATCTTGCACATACCATCACAAACTCAGCCAGGATCTGGGCAGGCAGTTCAGCCTCCTCCTGAAGACCTACAGGCTCCAGGATGTCTGCTACCTTGGACAGGGCCCTGAAGgggcaagaaaacaggaaaaactgCAGACTCCTGAGGTGCTAGTTCTAGTAAATTTGTGTGTACATTGCACATATGTGATTATGTGTATTAATGCTGAGTCTTGTCCTGACTAGCAGCTACACACAGGCTTGAAGGGCCACCTGAGACCAGGAATGCGTGTGCATGGAAGACtaataagtgaaataataaatgaggaaaaataagcaaagcaAGGGAGAATAATAAGCGTGGGGAAAGAGCGGTGATTTTAAATAGGGTCTGTTTCACCGACTGGAAACCTtttgaggggacttccctagtggtttagtgataaagaatacgcctgccaaggTAGATGTTACAGAGTCATCCCTGGTCCAGTAATATTccgcatgccacggagcaactaagcccgagcgccacggagcagctaagcccgggcaccacagctcctgaagccctcGCTCTAGAGCTAGTGCTCTgcaaggagaagccactgcaatgagaagcccggcaCCGCAGCTAGATAGTAGACCCACTCATTGAAGCTAGAGAAAGTCAGCGCAAAGCAAGAAAGAAGACAACTGGGTTTCTGAAATCAAAGAAATATACAGGGGATGGGACAGCGCCCCGCTCAGAGACACAGCCTGGGAGCAAGGTctcagaatactggaggaggagCTAAGGACAGggagctggatccctgggtctaggCTCTCCAGAGTTCTTCCTTGTTGGTGGCTGGAGCAGTCCATTAGGAAGCGGTAACCGGGATAAAATAACTCACAGCAACAGTGTATGCTGGGACAAGGGTGGCAGAAATTAAACGGATTTCCCAGGGTATCTCCTGGGGTGGAGAGTCTCCTGTTAGGATGGTCGACCTGCGAAGAGATGTGGGGGCTTGACAGGGATGTAACCCTCCCCTTTAAGTACACATCTCTGGGGAGCCTGCGTTAGTGGTGGGGAACCAACAGTCTCTCATATGCCTTACTCCCGGAGAGCCAACCTAAGACAGGGAGTTTGGGGTCGGTCACGATCACTTCACGGCAGAGCCGAACCCCAACAGCTATAATGGGTTGGGGATTACTGATTTTACTCGAGGGTGTgcaaggatcttcccagcccgccCCCACCTGCAACCCCTGCCCCCCCGCAAGCCCCCGGGCGGGAGACACTTACTCTCGGGCTGCAGCCTCCACTTCGGACTCCGCAGCCCCCATCTTGCTTCGGGCTGCACTCCAGCTCTACCCTGGGACTACTTTAGATCCACCGCAGGCTGCGCGCCGGAACAGACGATTGGATGTCGGGTCAGTGGGCGGGATTCAAGGAATCTTTAAGCGCTTTCATTGGCAGGCCAAGATTGACGCATTGGCGGGTCCCGTTGTTTGGCGCAGGCGCAGTTCTCGCTGAGCGCGGCAGGCGCGCAGTTCTACGCCTGCGTAGTAACCCGTAGGCTGATCTAAGGCGGGGAGGTGTGGCTTGAGTTTGTTCCGCGGCGCGCGGCCCAGTTCTCCTCAGGCTAAGCGGCAGAGGAAAACATTTGTCTGTATGGCTTTTACGGGTACCTTTCAACAGTTCctttactgaaaaagaaaaaaaaaagttctactgCTGTTGAAGGAGAACGCTGGGTCTGTTTCCAAGACAATTAGCGTCAGTAACGAGTAACAGTGACCCTGAAGACTGAGGAAACAAATCTTATCAGTTCAAAAAGCTTACTGTATTTACAAGGTTTTCCAGACTGCAGAGTAGGGAGAGAAAACTTAAGCAGAGCCCAGCGAATTGCCTGCTTTGACAGGAAAGAGCTGCAAGTTTGGGGAAGACCAGGGCAGGTAATGTTCTTTTCAGAGTATAACAAAGACGAGAGTTGTTCAGAGAACCTGGAGTTCTGTAGAATTTTCTCCAGGATTCTACtgaattttgagcatcttttggcTGAGGAAACTACCCGGAAGGGGATTTAAGGATTCACCTAGGCACAGAAATAGTAATTCGTTTCACCGATCTCGCTGGAAAACTTCCTAATCCATGGTTATTGGGCATTGGTTATTAGAGTACACAGACAGGTTTTGCCTTAATAGTAAGCAGAGCATTCGCCCTAGACGCCTCACTCTTCTAGCGCATGTGTTCACAGTTGTTTCCCGCTCTttgggatcctatggactgtagccggccaagctcctctgtacacgggatttctcaggtaagaatacgggaatggattgctgtttcctttaggggatcttaCCTACACAGGGATCCAGCTGGCCTCTCTTTTGTCTGCTGCGttggcaagctgattctttactactcagccactggggaagccttcaCTTGTCTAGTGCCACCTAACAAATCTTAAAAGCACGTCCCAAGTGGATCAAATAGTTAACAAATCATTTAAGTATATAACAGACCAAAGTTCAATAATATTTATAGGAATACAAAAATGTCCAGCAGCCAAAGGTACAGTTGACAATGCCTGGCATCAAAAACTACCAAGCTTGCcaaaaatcaggaaaagaaaatccataTTTAGGAGGAAATCACTGATCAGAATAGAACTAGCTCTTGGAATCAAGGGTATTAAAAGTTATGTTCAAAAAGATGGCACAGGGAAGGATGTGAAAAAAGTGGACTGCTCATGTTgctagtaggaatgtaaaatgatgcatctgcttttggaaaacagtttagcgCTTCCTCGAAATGTTAAACTTACCAACTGCTAGTCAAAAAAGAGCacgtacttgggcttcccaggtggctctagaggtaaagaacccgcttgccagtgcaggacagCTAAGAGATgggcgttcgatccctgggtcaggaacattctctgaagaagggaatggcaacctactccagtattcttggttggagaatcccatgaacagaggagcctggtggaccacagtccatagggtcgcaaagagtcagaaacgactgaagcgacttagcatgcatgcattcaccTGAAACAAGCTAGAAAGTACCTTAAAGCCAAgtgccaagtgaaaaaaaaaagagcacatattgtatgattttgTTTATGTGAAATGTCTTGATTAACCatatataaagaaacaaaatagattagtggttggCTAGGGGCTGGCAGGGGAAGAGGGATGAATGTGGGGTTTCTTTTAGGGagtaaataaaaatgttctaaagttaGATTATAGGGAAGtttgcataattttatatatataaattacactttaaatgggtCTCAGAGTTCTTAAAAAGTTAATCAAAAACATGAAACGTATAGTAAGACTTAAATTTGTAGAAGTGAAAACTGCCATGTGACAGATGAAATTAAATGGAATTAATAGATTAGACACTGAGCTGTGGTATAATTTCTAACAACCTTATGCTTTGGTAAGGACACAAGAATCTGAGGTCTTACCCATgacaaaaatgtttattgaagaacagaaagaacacTTCAAGGGAGAGGTGGAGCAAGCCAAGAGAGGCACTGGTGCAGGAATGATGTGGTACAGAGTTTTTCAAGACAGAGCTTTTGCATGTTCATCTAGGCAGATGACAGTTTTGATTGACAGGTACAAGTTGTGTAACAGCAGGCTCTATTGAGCATGTCTTTCCCATAATTCGGTCTGTTATAAGATTATATAGGTAATATACATATAATCTATGTATGCGTAGAATATTTATGAACCTCTAACAGGCTCccacttgcctaaggtcacttgAGGACACAGCTGTGCATCCAGACCCATGTGTCAGAGCCAATGTGTGCCTAGGGCCAATGCACTAGAGTTGGAAAAGTGTTGTTATTTTGTATTGATAGTGTGTTTGTGAGCTCTTCTGGGCTGCAATGGGGCGTGTCTGGGGTGAGGTTTAGAGGCCTACTTGAATCTTTTTTGGCTTGGCCGCCCCAGTTACTCATGCCTAACTACTTACCTAAACTTTGATCACAAATTCCCATGAAAATACTGCCTTTTGAATAAAATCCTTTTCAAATATATGAAATGACCTCacttcatatttatatttaaatattttcgtGTAAACTGAATATGAAATCATTATAAATAGCAAATCAAAATGACATACTGCAAATTGAATTTGAGTGCAAGTTGACTTTGGACTCTACATAGGGCAAATTTGCCAGCTCTGGGGCACTCCCTGGGTTTCCTCTGTTTAGGACTCTATGCTCATACTGCCAAGAGCCCAGATTCAACCTCTGATCTGGAACTAAAATCCTGTAAATAGCATGGTGTggccccaaacaaacaaaacctaaatttGCAGCTCTGTTTAACCCTCCTCTTGGCTCTGA is a window of Capra hircus breed San Clemente chromosome 26, ASM170441v1, whole genome shotgun sequence DNA encoding:
- the ZWINT gene encoding ZW10 interactor isoform X2 yields the protein MCKMEASVSPARSCSWILLLRYWAALMDSRKKDKLLCSQLQVVDFLQNFLVQEETAQDQSPLASEDTSRQKAIEAKEQWKELKATYQEHVEVITNSLTQALPKVEEAQIKQAQLQEALKQLQAKKQMAMEKLRIAQKQWQLQQEKHLQNLVEASSEVRERQTGAQQELQRLYQEVGTLKQQAEQEQDKLQRHQTFLQLLYTLQGKQLFNEAEAEIPQELDLPKNKPQQVTQPQEQNTQDTMGREADNPQSVGDAGLPWLPGRQQHTEES
- the ZWINT gene encoding ZW10 interactor isoform X1, with translation MGAAESEVEAAAREALSKVADILEPVGLQEEAELPAQILAEFVMDSRKKDKLLCSQLQVVDFLQNFLVQEETAQDQSPLASEDTSRQKAIEAKEQWKELKATYQEHVEVITNSLTQALPKVEEAQIKQAQLQEALKQLQAKKQMAMEKLRIAQKQWQLQQEKHLQNLVEASSEVRERQTGAQQELQRLYQEVGTLKQQAEQEQDKLQRHQTFLQLLYTLQGKQLFNEAEAEIPQELDLPKNKPQQVTQPQEQNTQDTMGREADNPQSVGDAGLPWLPGRQQHTEES